The Ictidomys tridecemlineatus isolate mIctTri1 chromosome 6, mIctTri1.hap1, whole genome shotgun sequence genome includes a region encoding these proteins:
- the Arhgef25 gene encoding rho guanine nucleotide exchange factor 25 isoform X2 produces the protein MRGGHKAGRCACPRVIRKVLAKCSCCFARGGRESYSIAGSEGSVSASAASGLAAPSGPSSGLSSGPCSPGPPGPASSLRRWLDNSKHCLSVETEADDGQAGPYENWMLEPALATGEELPELTLLTTLLEGSGDKTQPPEEETLSQAPENEEEQKKKALERSMYVLSELVETEKMYVDDLGQIVEGYMATMAAQGVPESLRGRDRIVFGNIQQIFEWHRDYFLQELQRCLKDPDWLAQLFIKHERRLHMYVVYCQNKPKSEHVVSEFGDSYFEELRQQLGHRLQLNDLLIKPVQRIMKYQLLLKDFLKYYSRAGMDTEELEQAVEVMCFVPKRCNDMMTLGRLRGFEGKLTAQGKLLGQDTFWVTEPEALGLLSSRGRERRVFLFEQIIIFSEALGGGTRGGTQPGYVYKSSIKVSCLGLEGNLQGDPCRFALTSRGPEGGIQRYVLQASDPTVSQAWIKQVAQILESQRDFLNALQSPIEYQRRESQTNSLGRLGGPGIGSPGRIRTGDRSQVSTHTPINGSLPSLLLLPKEEVARAPLSLDTQAPGDNSQAPHGSSPGLPTPNTPPGQARLAKLDEDEL, from the exons ATGCGCGGGGGGCACAAGGCGGGTCGCTGTGCCTGTCCCCGTGTGATTCGGAAAGTGCTGGCAAAATGCAGCTGCTGCTTCGCCCGGGGGGGACGTG AATCCTATTCCATTGCTGGCAGTGAGGGGAGTGTATCAGCTTCTGCTGCCTCTGGTCTGGCTGCCCCCTCTGGCCCCAGCTCTGGTCTCAGctctgggccctgttccccaGGCCCTCCAGGGCCAGCTAGTAGCCTGAGAAGATGGTTGGATAATTCCAAACATTGTCTcagtgtggaaactgaggcagatgATGGTCAAGCAGGACCATATGAG AACTGGATGCTGGAGCCAGCTCTAGCCACAGGAGAGGAGCTGCCAGAATTAACCTTGTTAACCACATTGTTGGAGGGCTCTGGAGATAAGACACAG CCACCTGAAGAGGAGACTTTGTCTCAAGCCCCTGAGAATGAAGAGGAACAGAAGAAGAAGGCTCTGGAAAGGAGTAT GTATGTCCTGAGTGAACTGGTAGAAACAGAGAAAATGTATGTGGACGACTTGGGACAGATTGTGGAG GGTTACATGGCCACCATGGCTGCTCAGGGGGTCCCTGAGAGTCTTCGAGGCCGTGACAGGATTGTGTTTGGGAACATCCAGCAAATCTTTGAGTGGCACCGAGA CTATTTCCTGCAAGAGCTACAGCGGTGTTTGAAGGATCCTGATTGGCTGGCCCAGCTATTCATCAAGCAT GAGCGTCGGCTGCATATGTACGTAGTATATTGTCAGAATAAGCCCAAGTCAGAGCACGTGGTGTCAGAGTTTGGGGACAGCTACTTTGAG GAGCTCAGGCAGCAGCTGGGGCACCGACTTCAGCTCAATGACCTCCTCATCAAACCTGTGCAGCGGATAATGAAATACCAACTGCTGCTCAAG GATTTTCTCAAGTATTACAGTAGAGCTGGGATGGATACTGAAGAGCTGGAG CAAGCTGTAGAGGTCATGTGTTTTGTGCCAAAGCGCTGCAACGATATGATGACTCTGGGGAGACTTCGGGGATTTGAG GGCAAACTGACTGCTCAAGGGAAGCTCTTGGGCCAGGACACATTTTGGGTTACGGAACCTGAGGCTCTCGGGCTACTTTCCTCCCGGGGCCGAGAGAGGCGAGTCTTCCTCTTTGAGCAAATCATCATCTTCAGTGAGGCTCTGGGAGGAGGAACTCGAGGTGGCACACAACCTGGATATGTGTACAAGAGCAGCATTAAG GTGAGCTGCCTGGGACTGGAGGGGAACCTCCAAGGTGACCCTTGCCGCTTTGCGCTGACCTCCAGAGGGCCAGAAGGTGGGATCCAGCGCTATGTCCTACAGGCTTCAGACCCTACAGTCAGTCAGGCTTGGATCAAACAAGTGGCTCAGATCCTGGAAAGCCAGCGGGACTTTCTCAATG CATTGCAGTCACCCATTGAGTACCAGAGACGGGAAAGCCAGACCAACAGCCTGGGGCGGCTAGGAGGGCCTGGGATAGGGAGCCCTGGGAGAATTCGGACTGGAGACCGGTCTCAAgtcagcacacacacacccatcaatggctctctcccctccctgctcTTGTTGCCCAAAGAGGAAGTGGCCAGAGCCCCACTGTCTCTGGACACACAG GCCCCTGGTGACAACTCCCAGGCACCCCATGGCTCTTCTCCAGGCCTTCCAACGCCAAACACCCCTCCGGGTCAGGCCAGACTTGCCAAGTTGGATGAAGATGAGCTGTAA
- the Arhgef25 gene encoding rho guanine nucleotide exchange factor 25 isoform X1 produces the protein MKPPDRPAPGRTDRILGVMGGMLRACAVPGQEGPPKRSSLGSGCTKPECDSTEGDQRREHEREVLAWAPQPESYSIAGSEGSVSASAASGLAAPSGPSSGLSSGPCSPGPPGPASSLRRWLDNSKHCLSVETEADDGQAGPYENWMLEPALATGEELPELTLLTTLLEGSGDKTQPPEEETLSQAPENEEEQKKKALERSMYVLSELVETEKMYVDDLGQIVEGYMATMAAQGVPESLRGRDRIVFGNIQQIFEWHRDYFLQELQRCLKDPDWLAQLFIKHERRLHMYVVYCQNKPKSEHVVSEFGDSYFEELRQQLGHRLQLNDLLIKPVQRIMKYQLLLKDFLKYYSRAGMDTEELEQAVEVMCFVPKRCNDMMTLGRLRGFEGKLTAQGKLLGQDTFWVTEPEALGLLSSRGRERRVFLFEQIIIFSEALGGGTRGGTQPGYVYKSSIKVSCLGLEGNLQGDPCRFALTSRGPEGGIQRYVLQASDPTVSQAWIKQVAQILESQRDFLNALQSPIEYQRRESQTNSLGRLGGPGIGSPGRIRTGDRSQVSTHTPINGSLPSLLLLPKEEVARAPLSLDTQAPGDNSQAPHGSSPGLPTPNTPPGQARLAKLDEDEL, from the exons ATGAAGCCCCCGGACCGCCCCGCCCCTGGCCGCACTGACCGGATACTGGGGGTCATGGGGGGCATGCTACGCGCATGCGCCGTACCCGGGCAGGAGGGG CCCCCGAAGAGAAGCTCCCTAGGGTCGGGGTGTACCAAGCCAGAGTGTGACAGTACCGAGGGTGATCAGAGAAGGGAGCACGAACGTGAGGTCCTCGCCTGGGCTCCGCAGCCCG AATCCTATTCCATTGCTGGCAGTGAGGGGAGTGTATCAGCTTCTGCTGCCTCTGGTCTGGCTGCCCCCTCTGGCCCCAGCTCTGGTCTCAGctctgggccctgttccccaGGCCCTCCAGGGCCAGCTAGTAGCCTGAGAAGATGGTTGGATAATTCCAAACATTGTCTcagtgtggaaactgaggcagatgATGGTCAAGCAGGACCATATGAG AACTGGATGCTGGAGCCAGCTCTAGCCACAGGAGAGGAGCTGCCAGAATTAACCTTGTTAACCACATTGTTGGAGGGCTCTGGAGATAAGACACAG CCACCTGAAGAGGAGACTTTGTCTCAAGCCCCTGAGAATGAAGAGGAACAGAAGAAGAAGGCTCTGGAAAGGAGTAT GTATGTCCTGAGTGAACTGGTAGAAACAGAGAAAATGTATGTGGACGACTTGGGACAGATTGTGGAG GGTTACATGGCCACCATGGCTGCTCAGGGGGTCCCTGAGAGTCTTCGAGGCCGTGACAGGATTGTGTTTGGGAACATCCAGCAAATCTTTGAGTGGCACCGAGA CTATTTCCTGCAAGAGCTACAGCGGTGTTTGAAGGATCCTGATTGGCTGGCCCAGCTATTCATCAAGCAT GAGCGTCGGCTGCATATGTACGTAGTATATTGTCAGAATAAGCCCAAGTCAGAGCACGTGGTGTCAGAGTTTGGGGACAGCTACTTTGAG GAGCTCAGGCAGCAGCTGGGGCACCGACTTCAGCTCAATGACCTCCTCATCAAACCTGTGCAGCGGATAATGAAATACCAACTGCTGCTCAAG GATTTTCTCAAGTATTACAGTAGAGCTGGGATGGATACTGAAGAGCTGGAG CAAGCTGTAGAGGTCATGTGTTTTGTGCCAAAGCGCTGCAACGATATGATGACTCTGGGGAGACTTCGGGGATTTGAG GGCAAACTGACTGCTCAAGGGAAGCTCTTGGGCCAGGACACATTTTGGGTTACGGAACCTGAGGCTCTCGGGCTACTTTCCTCCCGGGGCCGAGAGAGGCGAGTCTTCCTCTTTGAGCAAATCATCATCTTCAGTGAGGCTCTGGGAGGAGGAACTCGAGGTGGCACACAACCTGGATATGTGTACAAGAGCAGCATTAAG GTGAGCTGCCTGGGACTGGAGGGGAACCTCCAAGGTGACCCTTGCCGCTTTGCGCTGACCTCCAGAGGGCCAGAAGGTGGGATCCAGCGCTATGTCCTACAGGCTTCAGACCCTACAGTCAGTCAGGCTTGGATCAAACAAGTGGCTCAGATCCTGGAAAGCCAGCGGGACTTTCTCAATG CATTGCAGTCACCCATTGAGTACCAGAGACGGGAAAGCCAGACCAACAGCCTGGGGCGGCTAGGAGGGCCTGGGATAGGGAGCCCTGGGAGAATTCGGACTGGAGACCGGTCTCAAgtcagcacacacacacccatcaatggctctctcccctccctgctcTTGTTGCCCAAAGAGGAAGTGGCCAGAGCCCCACTGTCTCTGGACACACAG GCCCCTGGTGACAACTCCCAGGCACCCCATGGCTCTTCTCCAGGCCTTCCAACGCCAAACACCCCTCCGGGTCAGGCCAGACTTGCCAAGTTGGATGAAGATGAGCTGTAA
- the Dtx3 gene encoding putative E3 ubiquitin-protein ligase DTX3 isoform X1 produces the protein MPILSSSGSKMAACGGTCKNKVTVSKPVWDFLSKETPARLARLREEHRVSILIDGETSDIYVLQLSPQGPPPAPPNGLYLARKALKGLLKEAEKELKKAQRQGELMGCLALGGGGEHPELHRPGPPPLRAAPLLPPGARGLPPPPPPLPPPLPPRLREEAEEQESTCPICLGEIQNAKTLEKCRHSFCEGCITRALQVKKACPMCGRFYGQLVGNQPQNGRMLVSKDATLLLPSYEKYGTIVIQYVFPPGVQGAEHPNPGVRYPGTTRVAYLPDCPEGNKVLTLFRKAFDQRLTFTIGTSMTTGRPNVITWNDIHHKTSCTGGPQLFGYPDPTYLTRVQEELRAKGITDD, from the exons ATGCCAATTTTAAGCTCTTCAGGATCAAA AATGGCAGCCTGTGGAGGCACCTGCAAGAACAAAGTGACTGTCTCCAAGCCTGTGTGGGACTTCCTGAGCAAAGAGACCCCAGCCCGGCTGGCCCGGCTTCGGGAGGAGCACCGAGTGTCCATCCTCATAGATGGCGAGACTTCTGACATCTATGTTCTCCAGCTTTCCCCACAGggtcctcccccagcccctcccaatGGGCTCTACCTGGCCCGGAAGGCCCTTAAAGGGCTGCtgaaagaggcagagaaagagcTGAAGAAAGCTCAGAGGCAGGGGGAGCTTATGGGCTGCCTGGCTTTGGGGGGTGGTGGGGAACACCCTGAGCTGCACCGCCCAGGCCCACCCCCTCTTCGAGCAGCCCCACTCCTGCCCCCAGGGGCACGGGggctcccccctcctccccctcccctgcctcctcctcttcctccccgtCTTCGGGAGGAGGCAGAAGAGCAGGAGAGCACCTGCCCCATCTGTCTCGGGGAGATTCAGAACGCCAAGACGTTGGAGAAGTGCCGGCACTCATTCTGCGAGGGCTGCATCACCCGGGCACTGCAGGTGAAAAAGGCCTGCCCCATGTGTGGCCGCTTCTATGGGCAGCTGGTGGGCAACCAGCCTCAGAATGGGAGGATGCTGGTTTCCAAGGACGCCACCCTCCTACTGCCCAGCTATGAGAAGTATGGCACCATTGTCATCCAGTACGTCTTCCCGCCCGGTGTCCAGGGG GCTGAACACCCAAACCCAGGAGTTCGGTATCCTGGCACCACACGGGTGGCCTACCTCCCGGATTGCCCGGAGGGCAACAAGGTGCTGACCCTGTTCCGCAAGGCGTTTGACCAGCGTCTCACCTTCACTATTGGCACGTCCATGACCACAGGGAGACCAAATGTCATCACCTGGAACGACATCCACCACAAGACCAGCTGCACAGGGGGACCCCAGCT GTTTGGGTACCCGGACCCCACCTACTTGACCCGGGTTCAAGAGGAACTGAGAGCCAAGGGTATCACAGATGACTGA
- the Dtx3 gene encoding putative E3 ubiquitin-protein ligase DTX3 isoform X2, whose translation MSFVLSRMAACGGTCKNKVTVSKPVWDFLSKETPARLARLREEHRVSILIDGETSDIYVLQLSPQGPPPAPPNGLYLARKALKGLLKEAEKELKKAQRQGELMGCLALGGGGEHPELHRPGPPPLRAAPLLPPGARGLPPPPPPLPPPLPPRLREEAEEQESTCPICLGEIQNAKTLEKCRHSFCEGCITRALQVKKACPMCGRFYGQLVGNQPQNGRMLVSKDATLLLPSYEKYGTIVIQYVFPPGVQGAEHPNPGVRYPGTTRVAYLPDCPEGNKVLTLFRKAFDQRLTFTIGTSMTTGRPNVITWNDIHHKTSCTGGPQLFGYPDPTYLTRVQEELRAKGITDD comes from the exons A TGTCGTTCGTCCTGTCCAGAATGGCAGCCTGTGGAGGCACCTGCAAGAACAAAGTGACTGTCTCCAAGCCTGTGTGGGACTTCCTGAGCAAAGAGACCCCAGCCCGGCTGGCCCGGCTTCGGGAGGAGCACCGAGTGTCCATCCTCATAGATGGCGAGACTTCTGACATCTATGTTCTCCAGCTTTCCCCACAGggtcctcccccagcccctcccaatGGGCTCTACCTGGCCCGGAAGGCCCTTAAAGGGCTGCtgaaagaggcagagaaagagcTGAAGAAAGCTCAGAGGCAGGGGGAGCTTATGGGCTGCCTGGCTTTGGGGGGTGGTGGGGAACACCCTGAGCTGCACCGCCCAGGCCCACCCCCTCTTCGAGCAGCCCCACTCCTGCCCCCAGGGGCACGGGggctcccccctcctccccctcccctgcctcctcctcttcctccccgtCTTCGGGAGGAGGCAGAAGAGCAGGAGAGCACCTGCCCCATCTGTCTCGGGGAGATTCAGAACGCCAAGACGTTGGAGAAGTGCCGGCACTCATTCTGCGAGGGCTGCATCACCCGGGCACTGCAGGTGAAAAAGGCCTGCCCCATGTGTGGCCGCTTCTATGGGCAGCTGGTGGGCAACCAGCCTCAGAATGGGAGGATGCTGGTTTCCAAGGACGCCACCCTCCTACTGCCCAGCTATGAGAAGTATGGCACCATTGTCATCCAGTACGTCTTCCCGCCCGGTGTCCAGGGG GCTGAACACCCAAACCCAGGAGTTCGGTATCCTGGCACCACACGGGTGGCCTACCTCCCGGATTGCCCGGAGGGCAACAAGGTGCTGACCCTGTTCCGCAAGGCGTTTGACCAGCGTCTCACCTTCACTATTGGCACGTCCATGACCACAGGGAGACCAAATGTCATCACCTGGAACGACATCCACCACAAGACCAGCTGCACAGGGGGACCCCAGCT GTTTGGGTACCCGGACCCCACCTACTTGACCCGGGTTCAAGAGGAACTGAGAGCCAAGGGTATCACAGATGACTGA